A single region of the Cucumis melo cultivar AY chromosome 3, USDA_Cmelo_AY_1.0, whole genome shotgun sequence genome encodes:
- the LOC103488359 gene encoding zinc finger CCCH domain-containing protein 22 — protein MASDEERALEHQLEVQLHEQKESLAALQDALASDASNPELLEVHEELVQAIKDAEEGLLHLKRSRLLREADSVLRGHDSNPAEDVKAEPLYATDVEPEPLEDHSFVVGSKCRFRYTDGRWYDGEIVGLDGSNSAKISFLTPTTENMLMCKFFLQQRCRFGTNCRLSHGVDIPLTSLRSYVPTIWNQSMAGSSIWALSSRNDIWRHAELESWDDALQVAQVVFKGDGSSQKLGPEDIALSEYAQINDEEESDSSLEQSDSSDYEEDDLQGLGFLESSIQQKGIQTETAIFAKWENHTRGIASKMMANMGYREGMGLGASGQGMLNPIPVKVLPAKQSLDHALESQKENNSNDENNGKKRSRGGKRKREKKFAAASRAAKEEEESRPDVFNLINHHLAMHNRALNDGSVKKQKDKGSADGKKVDRRTIIAYDDEVKDLRVRIEKLEEMVNRNKKEKVVYEAALRKLNETRKALAEAEAAHASASNAVTSREKEKRWLKF, from the exons ATGGCGAGCGACGAAGAGAGAGCTCTAGAGCACCAGCTGGAGGTTCAATTGCACGAGCAGAAAGAGTCTCTCGCCGCCTTACAAGATGCCCTAGCCTCCGACGCCTCCAATCCGGAGCTTCTGGAG GTTCACGAGGAGCTTGTCCAAGCAATTAAAGATGCTGAGGAAGGGCTGCTTCACCTTAAGCGTTCTAGGTTATTACGAGAAGCAGATTCCGTGTTACGTGGTCATGATAGTAACCCAGCGGAGGATGTTAAAGCGGAGCCTCTTTATGCTACGGATGTCGAACCTGAACCTCTTGAGGATCATAGTTTTGTTGTTGGATCGAAATGTAGATTTCGGTACACTGATGGACGTTGGTATGACGGTGAAATTGTTGGATTGGATGGTTCTAATTCTGCGAAAATCTCCTTTCTCACTCCCACAACTGAAAATATGTTG ATGTGCAAGTTCTTCTTAcagcaaagatgtcggtttggCACTAACTGCCGTTTATCACATG GAGTTGATATCCCTTTAACCTCTCTTAGGAGTTACGTGCCAACAATTTGGAACCAGTCAATGGCAGGATCCAGTATTTGGGCTCTCTCATCTAGGAATGACATTTGGAGGCATGCTGAACTTGAATCTTGGGATGATGCACTTCAAGTTGCACAAGTTGTTTTCAAAGGTGATGGATCTTCTCAAAAGCTTGGGCCGGAGGACATAGCTTTATCTGAGTATGCTCAAATTAATGATGAAGAGGAAAGTGATTCCAGCTTGGAACAGTCCGACTCAAGTGATTATGAAGAGGATGATTTGCAGGGTTTGGGATTTCTCGAAAGCTCTATCCAGCAGAAGGGCATCCAGACGGAGACCGCCATATTTGCTAAATGGGAGAACCATACACGGGGGATTGCTTCCAAGATGATGGCTAATATGGGGTATCGTGAAGGAATGGGTTTGGGTGCATCTGGGCAGGGGATGCTAAATCCTATTCCGGTCAAAGTTCTTCCAGCAAAGCAATCCCTGGATCATGCTCTAGAGTCGCAAAAGGAGAATAATAGTAATGACGAAAATAATGGTAAGAAACGAAGTAGAGGCGGTAAGAGGAAACGCGAGAAGAAGTTTGCTGCAGCGTCACGTGCAgctaaagaggaagaagagtCGAGACCTGATGTCTTTAATCTAATCAACCACCACCTTGCAATGCATAATAGAGCATTGAATGATGGATCCGTGAAGAAACAGAAAGATAAAGGTTCAGCAGATGGGAAGAAAGTGGATAGACGAACCATAATTGCGTATGATGACGAGGTGAAAGACCTGCGAGTACGAATAGAGAAGCTTGAAGAAATGGTGAATAGAAATAAGAAAGAGAAGGTTGTTTACGAGGCTGCCTTAAGAAAGCTGAATGAGACCCGGAAAGCTTTGGCCGAAGCTGAGGCGGCTCATGCGTCTGCATCAAATGCAGTTACCAgtagagaaaaggaaaaaagatggttGAAGTTTTAG
- the LOC103488358 gene encoding monogalactosyldiacylglycerol synthase, chloroplastic isoform X2 gives MRNPSAIVQENGSVFDFVSQLGYFAFSSRFLNLNSDGCSGSSSHSLYLNRFEDYRCVKRPPRSGVLLSLSSRGSSSLRRFVNEFNSVIKFYCNKPPLGFASLGGVSDETNGIRDDGFGVSQDGALPLNKVEAENPKRVLILMSDTGGGHRASAEAIKAAFNEEFGNDYQVFITDLWTDHTPWPFNQLPRSYNFLVKHGTLWKMTYYVTAPKVIHQSNFAATSTFIAREVAKGLMKYRPDIIISVHPLMQHVPIRILRSKGLLNKIVFTTVVTDLSTCHPTFHKLVTRCYCPSTEVAKRALKAGLQPSKLKVYGLPVRPSFVKPIRPKIELRKELGMDENLPAVLLMGGGEGMGPIEATAKALSKALYDENHGEPIGQVLVICGHNKKLAGRLRLIDWKVPVQVKGFVTKMEECMGACDCIITKAGPGTIAEAMIRGLPIILNDYIAGQEAGNVPYVVENGCGKFSKSPKEIANIVAKWFGPKADELLIMSQNALRLARPDAVFKIVHDLHELVKQRSFVPQYSG, from the exons ATGCGTAATCCATCGGCTATAGTTCAAGAAAATGGTTCTGTTTTCGATTTCGTTTCTCAACTGGGTTATTTTGCGTTTAGTTCAAGGTTTCTGAACTTGAATTCTGATGGGTGTTCTGGTTCGTCGTCACACTCTCTTTATTTGAACCGGTTTGAAGATTATCGTTGTGTAAAAAGGCCACCCAGGTCTGGTGTTTTGTTGAGCTTGAGTTCAAGAGGTAGCTCGAGCTTAAGGAGATTTGTGAACGAGTTCAATAGTGTTATAAAGTTTTATTGTAACAAACCCCCACTTGGGTTTGCTTCATTAGGTGGTGTTTCAGATGAAACCAATGGGATTAGAGACGATGGATTTGGTGTTTCGCAAGATGGGGCACTGCCATTGAATAAAGTCGAGGCTGAGAACCCCAAACGGGTTCTTATTTTGATGAGTGACACTGGTGGAGGTCATCGGGCTTCTGCTGAGGCAATCAAGGCAGCCTTTAATGAAGAATTTGGGAACGATTATCAG GTGTTTATAACTGATTTGTGGACAGACCACACTCCTTGGCCTTTCAATCAATTACCAAGAAGCTACAACTTCTTGGTGAAACATGGCACATTGTGGAAGATGACTTACTATGTGACTGCTCCAAAAGTGATTCATCAGTCAAATTTTGCTGCAACTTCAACATTCATAGCTCG AGAAGTAGCAAAAGGACTGATGAAATATCGGCCAGATATTATTATCAGTGTTCATCCTCTGATGCAGCATGTTCCCATTCGTATTTTGAGGTCGAAGGGCCTCTTGAATAAGATTGTTTTCACCACAGTAGTCACAGATTTGAGCACCTGCCACCCTAC GTTTCACAAGCTTGTAACGAGATGCTACTGCCCATCTACGGAGGTAGCAAAGAGGGCTTTGAAAGCTGGACTCCAGCCTTCCAAACTAAAGGTTTATGGCCTTCCCGTGCGGCCTTCCTTTGTTAAGCCTATTCGTCCGAAG ATTGAGTTAAGAAAAGAATTAGGCATGGATGAAAATCTTCCTGCCGTATTGCTCATGGGAGGGGGGGAAGGCATGGGTCCCATTGAGGCTACTGCAAAGGCGCTAAGTAAGGCATTGTATGATGAAAATCATGGAGAGCCAATAGGCCAAGTTCTTGTGATCTGTGGCCACAACAAAAAACTTGCTGGCAGATTGCGTTTAATTGATTGGAAGGTTCCTGTCCAG GTGAAGGGGTTTGTCACAAAAATGGAGGAATGCATGGGAGCTTGTGATTGCATTATAACAAAG GCGGGCCCTGGAACGATTGCTGAAGCCATGATAAGAGGTCTTCCTATAATTCTGAATGACTACATTGCCGGACAG GAAGCTGGGAATGTGCCATATGTCGTTGAAAACGGATGCGGGAAGTTTTCAAAATCTCCTAAAGAGATAGCTAACATTGTAGCAAAATGGTTTGGACCAAAAGCAGATGAGTTGTTGATCATGTCACAGAATGCCTTGAGGCTTGCTAGACCTGATGCTGTATTTAAGATTGTTCACGATCTCCATGAGCTTGTTAAACAAAGAAGTTTTGTACCACAATATTCCGGCTGA
- the LOC103488358 gene encoding monogalactosyldiacylglycerol synthase, chloroplastic isoform X1, with product MRNPSAIVQENGSVFDFVSQLGYFAFSSRFLNLNSDGCSGSSSHSLYLNRFEDYRCVKRPPRSGVLLSLSSRGSSSLRRFVNEFNSVIKFYCNKPPLGFASLGGVSDETNGIRDDGFGVSQDGALPLNKVEAENPKRVLILMSDTGGGHRASAEAIKAAFNEEFGNDYQVFITDLWTDHTPWPFNQLPRSYNFLVKHGTLWKMTYYVTAPKVIHQSNFAATSTFIAREVAKGLMKYRPDIIISVHPLMQHVPIRILRSKGLLNKIVFTTVVTDLSTCHPTWFHKLVTRCYCPSTEVAKRALKAGLQPSKLKVYGLPVRPSFVKPIRPKIELRKELGMDENLPAVLLMGGGEGMGPIEATAKALSKALYDENHGEPIGQVLVICGHNKKLAGRLRLIDWKVPVQVKGFVTKMEECMGACDCIITKAGPGTIAEAMIRGLPIILNDYIAGQEAGNVPYVVENGCGKFSKSPKEIANIVAKWFGPKADELLIMSQNALRLARPDAVFKIVHDLHELVKQRSFVPQYSG from the exons ATGCGTAATCCATCGGCTATAGTTCAAGAAAATGGTTCTGTTTTCGATTTCGTTTCTCAACTGGGTTATTTTGCGTTTAGTTCAAGGTTTCTGAACTTGAATTCTGATGGGTGTTCTGGTTCGTCGTCACACTCTCTTTATTTGAACCGGTTTGAAGATTATCGTTGTGTAAAAAGGCCACCCAGGTCTGGTGTTTTGTTGAGCTTGAGTTCAAGAGGTAGCTCGAGCTTAAGGAGATTTGTGAACGAGTTCAATAGTGTTATAAAGTTTTATTGTAACAAACCCCCACTTGGGTTTGCTTCATTAGGTGGTGTTTCAGATGAAACCAATGGGATTAGAGACGATGGATTTGGTGTTTCGCAAGATGGGGCACTGCCATTGAATAAAGTCGAGGCTGAGAACCCCAAACGGGTTCTTATTTTGATGAGTGACACTGGTGGAGGTCATCGGGCTTCTGCTGAGGCAATCAAGGCAGCCTTTAATGAAGAATTTGGGAACGATTATCAG GTGTTTATAACTGATTTGTGGACAGACCACACTCCTTGGCCTTTCAATCAATTACCAAGAAGCTACAACTTCTTGGTGAAACATGGCACATTGTGGAAGATGACTTACTATGTGACTGCTCCAAAAGTGATTCATCAGTCAAATTTTGCTGCAACTTCAACATTCATAGCTCG AGAAGTAGCAAAAGGACTGATGAAATATCGGCCAGATATTATTATCAGTGTTCATCCTCTGATGCAGCATGTTCCCATTCGTATTTTGAGGTCGAAGGGCCTCTTGAATAAGATTGTTTTCACCACAGTAGTCACAGATTTGAGCACCTGCCACCCTACGTG GTTTCACAAGCTTGTAACGAGATGCTACTGCCCATCTACGGAGGTAGCAAAGAGGGCTTTGAAAGCTGGACTCCAGCCTTCCAAACTAAAGGTTTATGGCCTTCCCGTGCGGCCTTCCTTTGTTAAGCCTATTCGTCCGAAG ATTGAGTTAAGAAAAGAATTAGGCATGGATGAAAATCTTCCTGCCGTATTGCTCATGGGAGGGGGGGAAGGCATGGGTCCCATTGAGGCTACTGCAAAGGCGCTAAGTAAGGCATTGTATGATGAAAATCATGGAGAGCCAATAGGCCAAGTTCTTGTGATCTGTGGCCACAACAAAAAACTTGCTGGCAGATTGCGTTTAATTGATTGGAAGGTTCCTGTCCAG GTGAAGGGGTTTGTCACAAAAATGGAGGAATGCATGGGAGCTTGTGATTGCATTATAACAAAG GCGGGCCCTGGAACGATTGCTGAAGCCATGATAAGAGGTCTTCCTATAATTCTGAATGACTACATTGCCGGACAG GAAGCTGGGAATGTGCCATATGTCGTTGAAAACGGATGCGGGAAGTTTTCAAAATCTCCTAAAGAGATAGCTAACATTGTAGCAAAATGGTTTGGACCAAAAGCAGATGAGTTGTTGATCATGTCACAGAATGCCTTGAGGCTTGCTAGACCTGATGCTGTATTTAAGATTGTTCACGATCTCCATGAGCTTGTTAAACAAAGAAGTTTTGTACCACAATATTCCGGCTGA
- the LOC103488358 gene encoding monogalactosyldiacylglycerol synthase, chloroplastic isoform X3 gives MSDTGGGHRASAEAIKAAFNEEFGNDYQVFITDLWTDHTPWPFNQLPRSYNFLVKHGTLWKMTYYVTAPKVIHQSNFAATSTFIAREVAKGLMKYRPDIIISVHPLMQHVPIRILRSKGLLNKIVFTTVVTDLSTCHPTWFHKLVTRCYCPSTEVAKRALKAGLQPSKLKVYGLPVRPSFVKPIRPKIELRKELGMDENLPAVLLMGGGEGMGPIEATAKALSKALYDENHGEPIGQVLVICGHNKKLAGRLRLIDWKVPVQVKGFVTKMEECMGACDCIITKAGPGTIAEAMIRGLPIILNDYIAGQEAGNVPYVVENGCGKFSKSPKEIANIVAKWFGPKADELLIMSQNALRLARPDAVFKIVHDLHELVKQRSFVPQYSG, from the exons ATGAGTGACACTGGTGGAGGTCATCGGGCTTCTGCTGAGGCAATCAAGGCAGCCTTTAATGAAGAATTTGGGAACGATTATCAG GTGTTTATAACTGATTTGTGGACAGACCACACTCCTTGGCCTTTCAATCAATTACCAAGAAGCTACAACTTCTTGGTGAAACATGGCACATTGTGGAAGATGACTTACTATGTGACTGCTCCAAAAGTGATTCATCAGTCAAATTTTGCTGCAACTTCAACATTCATAGCTCG AGAAGTAGCAAAAGGACTGATGAAATATCGGCCAGATATTATTATCAGTGTTCATCCTCTGATGCAGCATGTTCCCATTCGTATTTTGAGGTCGAAGGGCCTCTTGAATAAGATTGTTTTCACCACAGTAGTCACAGATTTGAGCACCTGCCACCCTACGTG GTTTCACAAGCTTGTAACGAGATGCTACTGCCCATCTACGGAGGTAGCAAAGAGGGCTTTGAAAGCTGGACTCCAGCCTTCCAAACTAAAGGTTTATGGCCTTCCCGTGCGGCCTTCCTTTGTTAAGCCTATTCGTCCGAAG ATTGAGTTAAGAAAAGAATTAGGCATGGATGAAAATCTTCCTGCCGTATTGCTCATGGGAGGGGGGGAAGGCATGGGTCCCATTGAGGCTACTGCAAAGGCGCTAAGTAAGGCATTGTATGATGAAAATCATGGAGAGCCAATAGGCCAAGTTCTTGTGATCTGTGGCCACAACAAAAAACTTGCTGGCAGATTGCGTTTAATTGATTGGAAGGTTCCTGTCCAG GTGAAGGGGTTTGTCACAAAAATGGAGGAATGCATGGGAGCTTGTGATTGCATTATAACAAAG GCGGGCCCTGGAACGATTGCTGAAGCCATGATAAGAGGTCTTCCTATAATTCTGAATGACTACATTGCCGGACAG GAAGCTGGGAATGTGCCATATGTCGTTGAAAACGGATGCGGGAAGTTTTCAAAATCTCCTAAAGAGATAGCTAACATTGTAGCAAAATGGTTTGGACCAAAAGCAGATGAGTTGTTGATCATGTCACAGAATGCCTTGAGGCTTGCTAGACCTGATGCTGTATTTAAGATTGTTCACGATCTCCATGAGCTTGTTAAACAAAGAAGTTTTGTACCACAATATTCCGGCTGA
- the LOC103488358 gene encoding monogalactosyldiacylglycerol synthase, chloroplastic isoform X4 has translation MQVFITDLWTDHTPWPFNQLPRSYNFLVKHGTLWKMTYYVTAPKVIHQSNFAATSTFIAREVAKGLMKYRPDIIISVHPLMQHVPIRILRSKGLLNKIVFTTVVTDLSTCHPTWFHKLVTRCYCPSTEVAKRALKAGLQPSKLKVYGLPVRPSFVKPIRPKIELRKELGMDENLPAVLLMGGGEGMGPIEATAKALSKALYDENHGEPIGQVLVICGHNKKLAGRLRLIDWKVPVQVKGFVTKMEECMGACDCIITKAGPGTIAEAMIRGLPIILNDYIAGQEAGNVPYVVENGCGKFSKSPKEIANIVAKWFGPKADELLIMSQNALRLARPDAVFKIVHDLHELVKQRSFVPQYSG, from the exons ATGCAGGTGTTTATAACTGATTTGTGGACAGACCACACTCCTTGGCCTTTCAATCAATTACCAAGAAGCTACAACTTCTTGGTGAAACATGGCACATTGTGGAAGATGACTTACTATGTGACTGCTCCAAAAGTGATTCATCAGTCAAATTTTGCTGCAACTTCAACATTCATAGCTCG AGAAGTAGCAAAAGGACTGATGAAATATCGGCCAGATATTATTATCAGTGTTCATCCTCTGATGCAGCATGTTCCCATTCGTATTTTGAGGTCGAAGGGCCTCTTGAATAAGATTGTTTTCACCACAGTAGTCACAGATTTGAGCACCTGCCACCCTACGTG GTTTCACAAGCTTGTAACGAGATGCTACTGCCCATCTACGGAGGTAGCAAAGAGGGCTTTGAAAGCTGGACTCCAGCCTTCCAAACTAAAGGTTTATGGCCTTCCCGTGCGGCCTTCCTTTGTTAAGCCTATTCGTCCGAAG ATTGAGTTAAGAAAAGAATTAGGCATGGATGAAAATCTTCCTGCCGTATTGCTCATGGGAGGGGGGGAAGGCATGGGTCCCATTGAGGCTACTGCAAAGGCGCTAAGTAAGGCATTGTATGATGAAAATCATGGAGAGCCAATAGGCCAAGTTCTTGTGATCTGTGGCCACAACAAAAAACTTGCTGGCAGATTGCGTTTAATTGATTGGAAGGTTCCTGTCCAG GTGAAGGGGTTTGTCACAAAAATGGAGGAATGCATGGGAGCTTGTGATTGCATTATAACAAAG GCGGGCCCTGGAACGATTGCTGAAGCCATGATAAGAGGTCTTCCTATAATTCTGAATGACTACATTGCCGGACAG GAAGCTGGGAATGTGCCATATGTCGTTGAAAACGGATGCGGGAAGTTTTCAAAATCTCCTAAAGAGATAGCTAACATTGTAGCAAAATGGTTTGGACCAAAAGCAGATGAGTTGTTGATCATGTCACAGAATGCCTTGAGGCTTGCTAGACCTGATGCTGTATTTAAGATTGTTCACGATCTCCATGAGCTTGTTAAACAAAGAAGTTTTGTACCACAATATTCCGGCTGA
- the LOC103488357 gene encoding probable steroid-binding protein 3, which produces MELKLTPQQLLAYNGSDRSKPLYVALKGRIYDVTKSILLYGPGGSYSMFAGKDASRALAKMNKNVLDITSSLVGLSKKEISVLNDWEKKFQAKYPIVGRVV; this is translated from the coding sequence ATGGAGCTTAAGCTTACACCTCAGCAATTGTTAGCATACAATGGCAGCGATCGATCAAAGCCCTTATATGTGGCTTTGAAAGGCCGCATCTACGATGTcacaaaatcaattttattgtATGGTCCTGGTGGATCGTATAGCATGTTTGCCGGCAAGGATGCAAGTAGAGCTCTGGCCAAGATGAACAAGAACGTATTGGACATCACCTCTTCGCTCGTGGGCCTTTCTAAGAAAGAAATCAGTGTTCTCAATGACTGGGAGAAGAAATTTCAAGCTAAGTACCCTATTGTTGGCCGAGTTGTTTGA
- the LOC103488356 gene encoding probable steroid-binding protein 3, with product MELTPRQLLAYNGTDPSKPIYVAMKGQIYDVTSGGSFYGPGGPYAMFAGKDASRALAKMTKNEEDITSSLEGLSEKEIGVLNDWENKFQAKYPIVGRVVS from the coding sequence ATGGAGCTTACGCCTCGGCAACTGTTGGCCTACAATGGCACCGACCCATCAAAGCCCATCTATGTTGCTATGAAGGGCCAAATCTACGACGTCACATCAGGCGGTTCTTTCTACGGCCCCGGTGGTCCCTACGCCATGTTTGCCGGCAAGGACGCGAGCAGAGCTCTGGCCAAGATGACCAAGAATGAGGAGGACATCACGTCTTCGCTCGAAGGCCTCTCTGAGAAAGAGATCGGTGTTCTCAACGACTGGGAGAACAAATTTCAAGCTAAGTACCCTATTGTTGGCCGTGTTGTTTCTTAA
- the LOC103488355 gene encoding probable folate-biopterin transporter 2 produces the protein MVEEEKLKISVEDLEEDEPQKESNVSIGSALYWFKLLVTEMHWSFVFGVVIVYGISQGLGGALNRVSTKYYMKDVQKVQPSEAQVYSGITSIPWMVKPIWGLFTDLVPILGYHRRPYFVFAGLLGVISLLSLALHEKLHLVLAILLLTAGSASVAIADVTIDACVAQNSNIHPTLAADLQSLCALSSSIGALLGFSISGILVHLIGSKGVYGLLAIPGGLVFLVGILLNEPHMPDFNYRQVNEKFVGAGKAMWSTLKIPDVWRPCLYMYLSLALCLDINEGLFYWYTDSKNGPKFSQENVGFIFSIGSVGSLLGALLYQYVLKDHQFRDLLFWTQLIFSLSGMLDFLLVLRLNLKFGIPDYFFIVIDESVHQLVNRLKWMPLLVLSSKLCPRGIEGTFFALLMSIDNVGLLSASWGGGFLLHILQVTRTKFSNLWLAILIRNLLRLSPLCMLFLVPRGDPNSSILPTELPSSEVDNDTSEEADNIELVSLVNGMDIDNQKEAF, from the exons ATGGTGGAGGAAGAGAAGCTTAAAATTTctgttgaagacttggaagaagaTGAGCCACAGAAAGAGTCTAATGTCTCTATTGGGTCAGCTCTTTATTGGTTCAAATTACTGGTTACTGAAATGCATTGGAGTTTTGTGTTTGGAGTGGTGATTGTTTATGGAATTAGTCAAGGATTGGGTGGAGCACTTAACCGTGTCTCCACCAAATACTATATGAAAGATGTTCAGAAAGTACAGCCATCTGAAGCACAGGTTTATTCAGGCATTACCTCAATTCCATGGATGGTTAAGCCTATCTGGGGTCTTTTCACTGATTTAGTCCCCATTCTTGGATACCATAGACGGCCTTATTTTGTTTTTGCAG GTCTTCTTGGTGTGATCTCTTTGCTTTCGTTAGCCCTACACGAGAAGCTGCATCTTGTGCTCGCGATTTTGTTGTTAACAGCGGGAAGTGCCAGTGTAGCCATAGCAGATGTAACCATAGATGCATGTGTAGCACAGAACAGTAACATTCATCCTACCCTTGCAGCTGATTTGCAAAGTTTGTGTGCCTTGAGTTCTTCAATCGGAGCATTACTTGGATTCTCGATTAGCGGAATCCTTGTTCATCTGATAGGCTCTAAG GGAGTATATGGTTTGTTAGCAATACCTGGAGGGCTTGTATTTTTGGTTGGAATTCTACTTAATGAACCCCATATGCCAGACTTCAATTACAGACAG GTAAACGAAAAGTTTGTCGGTGCTGGGAAGGCTATGTGGTCAACGTTAAAGATTCCAGATGTGTGGAGGCCGTGCCTATATATGTATCTATCTCTTGCATTGTGCCTTGACATCAATGAGGGACTCTTTTATTGGTACACAGACTCAAAAAATGGTCCGAAGTTCTCTCAG GAAAATGTTGGTTTCATTTTCTCAATTGGTTCAGTTGGGTCTCTTTTAGGAGCTTTACTGTATCAGTATGTTCTCAAGGATCATCAGTTCCGCGACTTGCTTTTCTGGACTCAATTGATTTTCAGTTTATCTGGGATGCTTGATTTCTTGCTTGTTTTGCGTTTGAACTTGAAATTTGGAATACCAGATTACTTCTTCATTGTTATAGATGAGAGTGTACATCAGCTTGTTAACAGGCTAAAATGGATGCCTCTTCTAGTCCTCAGCTCCAAGCTTTGCCCAAGAGGCATTGAAGGAACTTTCTTCGCTCTACTTATGTCGATTGACAACGTTGGACTTCTCTCAGCATCATGGGGAGGCGGTTTCCTGCTGCATATCCTTCAAGTTACTCGAACGAAGTTCAGTAATTTATGGCTAGCCATTTTGATTAGGAACTTATTGCGACTTTCCCCTCTCTGTATGCTGTTTTTGGTGCCTAGAGGTGATCCAAATTCTTCGATTCTTCCAACCGAGCTGCCAAGTTCTGAAGTCGATAACGATACTTCTGAAGAAGCCGACAACATTGAACTGGTTTCCCTTGTTAATGGGATGGACATAGATAACCAGAAAGAAGCTTTCTGA